From Vanrija pseudolonga chromosome 1, complete sequence, a single genomic window includes:
- the gsdA gene encoding Glucose-6-phosphate 1-dehydrogenase, whose product MTSKKRGSIPSMEALGDAFIGETVFVVLGASGDLAKKKTFPALFTLFRQGHLPSDIHIVGYARTKMTPEEFQTRATSYIKPPKNKEHQAEFETALAGFHKILSYVSGPYDQDSGYQDLEKHLREIESKRAKGEKRNRIFYMALPPSVFTEAAAGLKKNNYSTEGGNRLIVEKPFGKDLESCREMMSALKAEWAESETYRIDHYLGKEMVKNLLVLRFGNIVLDAVLNKNSVSNVQITFKEPFGTEGRGGYFDEFGIIRDVCQNHLLQALSVLTMERPVSFSAEDIRDEKVKVLRAIPPIKPQDTLLGQYVAADGKPGYLDDDTVPKGSTCPTFAALTLFINNPRWEGVPFIMKAGKALNEGKVEIRVQFKDVTSGIFTDIARDELVVRIQPDEAVYLKLNSKLPGLITKAVPTELNLNYSERFTDVEVPQAYEALILDAIKGDRSNFVRDDELDVAWKIFTPILHWIDGVDGGEKPKPEPYAYGSRGPADSAAFSARYGFRRTEEGSYTWPVTSVAANL is encoded by the exons ATGACCTCCAAGAAGCGCGGATCCATCCCCTCGATGGAGGCTCTCGGCGACGCCTTTATCGGCGAGACtgtcttcgtcgtcctcggcgcctctGGTGACctggccaagaagaagacgtTCCCCGCCCTCTTCACCCTCTTCCGCCAGGGCCACCTCCCCAGCGACATCCACATTGTCGGCTACGCCCGCACCAAGATGACCCCCGAGGAGTTCCAGACCCGTGCCACCTCGTACATCAAGCCCCCCAAGAACAAGGAGCACCAGGCCGAGTTTGAGACTGCCCTCGCCGGCTTCCACAAGATCCTCTCGTACGTCTCGGGCCCCTACGACCAGGACTCTGGCTACCAGGACCTTGAGAAGCACCTCCGCGAGATTGAGAGCAAGCGTGCCAAGGGTGAGAAGCGCAACCGCATCTTCTACATGGCTCTGCCCCCGTCGGTCTTTaccgaggcggccgccggcCTCAAGAAGAACAACTACTCTACCGAGGGCGGCAACCGCCTTATCGTCGAGAAGCCCTTCGGCAAGGACCTCGAGTCGTGCCGCGAGATGATGTcggccctcaaggccgagtGGGCTGAGAGCGAGACGTACCGTATCGACCACTACCTCGGCAAGGAGATGGTCAAGAACCTTCTCGTTCTCCGTTTCGGCAACattgtcctcgacgccgtcctcaaCAAGAACTCGGTCTCCAACGTCCAGATCACCTTCAAGGAGCCCTTCGGCACCGAGGGCCGTGGCGGCTACTTTGACGAATTTGGCATCATCCGCGATGTCTGCCAGAACC ACCTTCTCCAGGCCCTCTCCGTCCTCACCATGGAGCGCCCTGTCTCGTTCTCGGCCGAGGACATTCGTGACGAGAAGGTCAAGGTGCTCCGTGCCATCCCCCCCATCAAGCCCCAGGACACTCTCCTCGGCCAGTacgttgccgccgacggcaagcctggctacctcgacgacgacactgtCCCCAAGGGCTCGACTTGCCCCACTTTCGCTGCCCTTACCCTCTTCATCAACAACCCCCGTTGGGAGGGCGTGCCCTTCATCATGAAGGCCGGCAAGG CCCTCAACGAAGGCAAGGTCGAGATCCGTGTCCAGTTCAAGGACGTTACCTCGGGTATCTTCACCGACATTGCtcgcgacgagcttgtcgtccGCATTCagcccgacgaggccgtctACCTCAAGCTCAACTCCAAGCTTCCCGGTCTTATCACCAAGGCTGTCCCCACCGAGCTTAACCTCAACTACTCTGAGCGCttcaccgacgtcgaggtcccCCAGGCGTACGAGgccctcatcctcgacgcTATCAAGGGCGACCGCTCCAACTTCGTCcgtgacgacgagctggacgttGCCTGGAAGATCTTCACCCCCATCCTCCACTGGAtcgacggcgttgacggTGGCGAGAAGCCCAAGCCTGAGCCTTACGCCTACGGCTCGCGCGGCCCAGCCGACTCGGCTGCCTTCTCGGCTCGCTACGGCTTCAGGCGCACTGAGGAGGGATCTTA CACCTGGCCCGTTAccagcgtcgccgccaacctGTAA
- the PA1024 gene encoding Nitronate monooxygenase — translation MVITTQFSRALGIKHPIIQGGMMFVGKAEMASAVAAAGALGILTALTQPTPEALRDEIKRTRTLLNGKEGKFGVNITLLPSISPPDYPAFARAAMDEGITIFETAGNNPGPLIKYIQTYKAPGQSAAPKRFVIHKCTTIRHALSAQKLGVDCLSIDGFECAGHPGEEDIGGLVLLARAAKELSVPFVASGGFADGRGLAAALALGAQGVNMGTRFMCTVEAPIHQKIKQKIVDSTERDTIHIFRTLHNTARVFKNKVAEEVVRIERRPGGAKFEDVRELVAGARGKTVYETGDADAGIWSAGIAIGLIDDIPTCEALCTKIVEDAEKTIAGLNSLVSPSRGSVAAVVSAAAPAAAAALSPAASTALSLDDDDDDMAQEPGGKKRKVPVPLVPGSDAELDTGRDGADRNPPRSAREEDAAPVPVPRRLPRSTGALLAAHRRKLFKERKASLVALYLDAQGAVEAAAKPAATKPAPTLPDVRAFERLLPALEDVGSWSPDTAGWRDGSDEPPVPRHSLERWRTGFARRKRLRADRVPVARGGWAPEGSFELDIPTEASLRARARARERAALVKLADQLRALVLATNKPKPPPAAAPEHEYEQQQQQQQQPKAAQADPPPPPSKKKPKKKKRATLANEGNPHHVDKYRPSRPVPQENPFSAWPSHTRYLFPPSMRVLSARGEKPAQRPAEDEYICWSCEYALFYGAEAARKRAIKQRKAELRRREKLRARAYDVTHGRSRFHSHSSDGEDGEYDNDDDEDLDGDDDCADDDDHGKCTCGRAIHRQAHEEEEAKPPDKAAERAA, via the exons ATGGTTATCACGACCCAGTTCtcgcgcgccctcggcatcaAGCACCCCATCATCCAGGGCGGCATGATGTTTGtcggcaaggccgagatggcctcggccgtcgctgccgccggcgcgctcggcattCTCACGGCCCTCACCCAGCCTACCCCCGAGGCCCTGCGCGACGAGATCAAGCGCACCCGCACGCTCCtcaacggcaaggagggcaagtTT GGTGTCAACATCACGCTCCTTCCTTCCATCAGCCCGCCCGACTACCCCGCGTTCGCCAGAGCGGCCATGGACGAGGGCATCACCATCTTCGAGACGGCGGGCAACAACC CCGGCCCCCTCATCAAGTACATCCAGACGTACAAGGCCCCCGGCCAGTCTGCCGCCCCCAAGCGCTTCGTTATCCACAAGTGCACGACTATCCGCCACGCGCTCTCGGCGCagaagctcggcgtcgactgcTTAAGCATTGACGGCTTCGAGTGTGCCGGCCACCCTGGAGAGGAGGACATTGGTGGTCTTgtcctgctcgcgcgcgccgccaaggagctcaGCGTCCCCTTCGTTGCCTCGGGCGGCTttgccgacggccgcggtctcgctgccgcgctcgcactcggcgcgcagggcgtCAACATGGGCACGCGCTTCATGTGCACTGTCGAGGCCCCTATCCACCAGAAGATCAAGCAGAAGATTGTCGACTCGACCGAGCGCGACACGATCCACATCTTCCG CACGCTCCACAACACTGCCCGTGTCTTCAAGaacaaggtcgccgaggaggtcgtgcGCATCGAGCGCCGCCCCGGCGGAGCCAAGTTTGAGGAcgtccgcgagctcgtcgccggcgcgcgcggcaagaCGGTCTACGAGACGGGAGACGCTGACGCCGGCATCTGGTC TGCCGGTATCGCCATTGGCCTCATTGACGACATTCCCACCTGCGAGGCGCTGTGCACCAAGattgtcgaggacgccgagaagacgATTGCGGGCCTCAACTCGCTCGTTTCGCCCTCGC gcggcagcgtcgctgccgtcgtgtcagcagcagcgccagcagcagcagcagccctcagccctgcggcgtcgacggccttgtccctcgacgacgacgacgacgacatggccCAAGAGCCCggcggcaagaagcgcaaggtgCCCGTGCCGCTCGTTCCCGGCTcagacgccgagctcgacactggccgcgacggcgccgaccgcaACCCCCCACGATCAGCAagggaggaggacgcggcgccggtgccggtcCCGCGCCGGCTTccgcgctcgacgggcgCCCTGCTCGCTGCTCACCGCCGCAAGCTCTtcaaggagcgcaaggcgtccctcgtcgcgctgtaCCTCGACGCCCAGGGCGCCGTGGAAGCAGCCGCCAAGCCGGCAGCAACAAAGCCTGCGCCTACGCTgcccgacgtgcgcgcgTTCGAGCGCCTCCTgccggcgctcgaggacgtcggctCCTGGTCGCCCGACACCGCGGGCTGGCGCGACGGCTCCGACGAACCCCCCGTGCCCCGCCACTCGCTGGAGCGGTGGCGTACAGGGTTTGCGAGGCGGaagcgcctgcgcgcggaCCGCGTGCCCGTCGCacgcggcggctgggcgcCCGAGGGGAGCTTTGAGCTCGACATCCCAACCgagg CGTCGCTCCGCGCAAGGGCTAGAGCTCGcgaacgcgccgcgctcgtcaagctcgcaGACCAGCTccgcgccctcgtcctcgcgaccaacaagcccaagccgccgcctgcaGCGGCACCCGAGCACGAGTAcgaacagcagcagcagcagcagcaacagcccAAGGCTGCGCAGGCCGatcctccaccaccgccgagcaAGAAGAAGccaaagaagaagaagcgggcgacgctcgccaacgagggGAACCCGCACCACGTGGACAAGT accgcccgtcgcgcccaGTGCCGCAAGAGAACCCGTTCTCCGCGTGGCCGAGCCACACGCGCTATCTCTTCCCTCCGTCGATGCGCGTGCTCTCTGCGCGAGGCGAGAAGCCGGCCCAAAGGCCAGCAGAGGACGAGTACATCTGCTGGTCGTGCGAGTATGCGCTGTTCTACGGGGCCGAAGCGGCACGCAAGCGCGCAATCaagcagcgcaaggccgagctccggcggcgcgagaagctccgcgcgcgcgcatacGACGTGACGCACGGCCGCTCGCGCTTCCACTCGCACTCTAGCGACGGGGAAGACGGCGAGTatgacaacgacgacgacgaggacctcgacggcgacgacgactgtgccgacgacgacgatcacGGAAAGTGTACCTGCGGCCGCGCTATCCATCGGCAGGcgcacgaggaggaggaggccaagccgCCCGATAAGGCAGccgagcgggcggcgtga